Below is a genomic region from Actinoallomurus bryophytorum.
CAGGCACTGCAGAGGGCGTCCGGGGGGCACTGGCCGCACGCGCAGCAACTGCTGGTCACGGCGGCGTACGCGGTGGTGTTCGGGCTGGCCGCCGCTAAATTGTTCCGCTGGGAATAGGTCGCAACGGGAAGGATGCAGATGAGCAATCCGATGCGGCACTCCGGGCACGACGAATGGAACCGGCGACTGCTTCCGCTCGTGACCGTCGTGCCCTACGTACTGCTGGCGATCCTGACCGGCGTCACGGTGACGATCAGGCGGTCCGACGGTGACCCCTTCGTCATCGATCTCGCGCTGTGCGGGCTGACGGCGGCCTGGATGCTGTGGATGTTCACGCTGCATCCGGCCTGGCGGGAACGCCCGCGGGCGATGGGTCTGTTCATCGGCGTGCTGATCGTGCTCATGGCGATCCTGGTGATCAGGGATCCCTGGTTCGGGCTGTTCACGCCCGCCGGCTACTTCTACTCCTACAGGTTCTTGTCCTGGCCGTCGGAGCTGGCCGCCGTCAGTGGGGTGGCGATCGTGGCGGGCACCGCGCAGGCCTCGCCCATACCCAAGGCGAGCGCCTTCGGCGTACTCGCCTACCTGGCCATCCTCGTCGTGAACATCGTTCCGATGTGCGGCCTGGCCTGGCTCGGCCGAAAAGGCGAGGAGCACGACGAACTCCGTGAGCAGGCCCTCGCGGAAGTGAACGAGGCCAACCGGCGGCTCGAGGCGTCACTCGCCGAGAACGCCGGTCTGCACGAGCAGCTCCTGACCCAGGCACGGGAGGCCGGGGTCTCCGACGAGCGGCAGCGGATGGCGCGCGAGATCCACGACACGCTGGCGCAGGGACTCACGGGGGTCGTCACCCAGCTGCAGGCGGCCGAACAGTTCGGCGATGATCCGGCGCTGTGGCGCCGGCATGTTCGGGCCGCGACCGGGCTGGCCAGGGAGAGTCTGTCCGAGGCGCGCCGGTCGGTCCACGCGCTGCGGCCCGAGCCGCTGGAGACGGCGCGGCTGAGCGAGGCGCTGGCCGCCGTCGCCGAACGCTGGTCGGCGCTGCACGGCATCGTGGTCCAGGCCACCACCACCGGCACCGTACGGCCGATGCCGCCGGAGGCCGACGTCGCGCTGTTGCGTACGGCACAGGAGGCACTGGCGAACGTCGCCAGGCACGCGCGGGCGACCAAGGTCGGGCTGACACTGTCCTACATGGAGAACGAGGTCGCGTTGGACGTACGTGACGACGGCAGGGGCTTCGAGCCGGACCGGTTCGGCGACGGCGGCGATCCGCCGGAGATGGGAGATGACGGCCCGCGGCGTACGGACGCGCACGTGCCGGGTGGCGGGTTCGGTCTGGTCGCGATGCGGCAGCGCATCGAGAGCCTGTCCGGGACGCTCCAGGTCGAGTCGGAACCCGGTGCCGGCACGGCCATCTCGGCCTGCATCCCGGCCGCGCCCGCCGGAGCCGGCGCATGAGCCACGCGACCGGCGCCCCGATCAGGCTGCTGATCGCGGATGACCACCCCGTGGTCAGGGACGGGCTGAGCGGCATGTTCGCGCGCGACCCGGGTTTCGAGGTGCTCGGTGAGGCGGATGACGGCGCCGAGGCGGTACGGCTCGCCAAGGCACTCAAGCCCGACGTGATCCTGATGGACCTGCGGATGCCCGGCATGGACGGCCTGACCGCGATCACCGAGCTGGCCAGGCAGGGCATCACCGCCCGCGTCCTGGTGCTGACCACCTACGACACCGACAGCTACGTCCTGCCGGCGATCGAGGCGGGTGCCACCGGCTACCTGCTCAAGGACGCTCCCCGCGCCGAGCTCCTGCGAGCGGTACGCGCGGCGGCCCACGGCCAGGCGGTGCTCTCGCCGTCGGTGGCGACCCGGCTGATGAGCCGCGTCCGTGAGCCCGAGACCAAGCCGCTCAGCCGGCGAGAGCTCGAGATCCTGAAACTGGTCGCGGCCGGGACCATCAACCGGGACGCGGCGGCCAAGCTGCTCATCAGCGAGGCCACCGTCAAGACCCACCTGCTGAACATCTACGCCAAGCTCGGGGTCAGCGACCGCGCCGCGGCGGTCGCCGAGGCGTTCAACCGCGGACTGCTCACCCCCGATACGCCGGAGCAGTCCTGACGCCGGCTCGCCGAGCCTCGGGCCTGCGGCTCAGTTCCCCACGCCGAGGCCGGACATGAACGCAGAGGGGTACCGGTCGCCCCGCGCCGCACCCGGCGGCACTGCTTTTTCGATCTCGGCGAGGTCGGCGGTGGTGAGGTCCAGTTCCGTCGCGGGCAGTGCCTCGGCCAGTCGCTGACGGGTGCGGGCGCCGACCAGCGGCACGATGTCCTGGCCCTGTGCGGCGACCCAGGCGATGGCCAGCTGGGCGACGGTGCATCCCTTGGTCTCGGCGATCCGGCGCAGGGCTTCCACGAGGGACAGGTTGTGTTCCACGTTCTCCCCGGAGAATCGCGGGTTGAAGCCGCGGCTGTCGCCGGGAGCGGGAGTACGGCCGGCGGACCAGTGCCCGGAGATGAGACCGCGGCTGAGGACGCCGTACGCGGTCAGGCCGATGCCGAGCTCCCGCAGCGTGGGCAGAACCTCCGCCTCCACCGCACGAGAGATCAGCGAGTACTCGATCTGCAGGTCCGAGACCGGATGCACGGCGTGCGCCCGGCGGATCGTCGCCGCGTCGACCTCGGAGAGGCCGAGGTGGCGTACGTACCCGGCGTCGATCATTTCCTTGATCGCGCCGACCGTCTCCTCGATCGGTACCGCCGGGTCCAGCCGGCCGGGCCGGTAGATGTCGATGTGGTCGGTGCCCAGCCGGCTCAGCGAGTAGGCCAGGAAGTTCTTCACCGCCTGGGGACGGCCGTCGAACCCGCCGAACCCCGGGCCCGGCTCCCGCAGCATGCCGAACTTGACGCTCAGCTGGTAGCCGTCCCGGTCCTGGCCGCGCAGGGCCTCGGCGAGCAGCAACTCGTTGTGGCCCATGGCGTAGAAGTCGGCGGTGTCGAACAGTGTGACGCCGGCCTCCAGCGCGGCGTGCACGGTGGCGATACTCTCCGGGCGGTCGGCCTCGCCGTAGGCGCCCGACATGCCCATCGCACCCAGACCCAGCGTGGAGACGGCCGGGCCGGTCCTGCCCAGGGTTCGTAGCCGCATGGTGTTCTCCCTCGTCGTCGGTGTCGCCCCCACCTTGCGGCCGGGCCGGGACTCGCGAAAGCGGAGCGTTCATCATGGGAGCGCCGCTCCCTGGATGGTTCGCCCGCCGTGAGGGACCATGGGTTCATGCGACGTGACGAGCTCGCCGACTTCCTGCGCCGCCGGCGCGAGGCGATCCGGCCGGCCGAGGTCGGCCTCGCCGACGGCCCCCGGCGCCGCACCACCGGCCTGCGCCGCGAAGAGGTGGCCATGCTCGCCGGCATGTCGGTGGACTACGTCGTACGCCTCGAACAAGGCCGCAGCAGTCAGCCCTCGACCCAGCTGCTCGGCGCGCTGGCCCGGGCGTTGCGCCTCTCCGACGACGAGCGCGACCACCTGTTCCACCTGGCCGGCCACCAGCCCACGCCCGCCGAGGGGGTGGCACGCCTGGCCCGCGCGGGCCTGATACGCATGCTCGACCTGCTCGGCGACACCCCGGCCATGGTGCTGTCCGACCTGGGAGAGGTCCTCGCCCAGAACCGGGCGGCCGTCCTGCTGACGGGCGACCACACCGGTTTCTCCGGCGACCGGCGCTACGCCGTATACCGCTGGTTCACCGACCCGGCCACCCGCGACGTCAACCCGCCCGAGGAGCAGGAGCACCACACCCGCCGGCTCGTGGCCGACCTGCGCGCGACCGCCGGCCGCCGGTCCGGCGACCCCACCGTCGCCGGACTCATCGAACGCCTGCAGGCCGAGAGTGCCGACTTCCTCCGGCTCTGGAGCGAACACGAGGTGGCGGTCCGGCGCGCCGACCGCAAGACCATGCTGCACCCGCGGGTGGGCCGCCTGGTGATGGACTGCGAGACCCTGGTCACTCCCGACCAGGGACAGCAACTGGTCGTGCTCACCCCGGCGGACCCCGAGACCCGAGAACGGGTGGAACTGCTGCGGGTCCTCGGCATCGAGGAATTCCCCACGGAGGCAGGCACGGACGCGCGTTCATGAGGATCTCCTTCAGCCGGGCAGCGTGCTGACCTCGCCGCCGTCGGCGAAGAGGATCGCGCCGTTGATGTAGCTGCTCGCGGGACCGGCGAGGAAGGCCACGATCTCGGCGATCTCGCGGGGCTCGCCCGCCCGGCCCCGTGCGTTGACCTGGTCCAGTGCGGCGATGTGATCTCCGAGCATGGCGACGGTCCCTTCGGTCCTCACCGGACCGGGTGAGACGGTGTTGACCCGCACCCCACTGCCGCCGAACTCGGTGGCCCAGTAGCGGGTGAGGATCTCGACGCCGGCCTTGGAGGCTCCGTGGGCGGCGCCGATCGCCGCGGGTGTCCTGGCAGCGCTGGATCCGATCGTGATGACCATGCCATGTCCTCGCCCGGCCATGGCCGGGGCGAGAGCGCCGACAAGCAGGAACGGGGCTCGGGTGTTGACCGCGATGTGCCGATCGAAGCCGGCGGCGTCGGTCTGCGCGGTGGGCGTGAAGACGTAGACCCCCGCGGCGTTCACCAGGATGTCCACCTCCCCCGCCTCCGAGGCCAGCCGCAGCGTGTCCTCGGCGTCGGCAAGGTCCGCGGCGACGAACCGCGCGGATCCGCCCGCCTCCGCGATCTCCTTGACGAGGGCCTCGCCGCGGGCGCGGTCCCTGCCGTGCAGGACGACCTCCGCACCCTGTTCGGCCAGACGCCGGGCCACGGCACGGCCGATACCCGAGGTTGCTCCGGTCACCAGGGCGGTACTGCCCTCCAGCGGGGTGGCACTCATAACGACCTCACTTCCAGTCGACGTGGCCAGAGGGCTTGCGCACGGCCGGGCACCTCTGCTGCCGGCCTGCCGGCCCCCGTAAAGGAACTATGCCCGGCAGATGTTCTGCTCGCAAGAGCATCTGTCGTACCGCATAGATGCGCTACATTGACGGCGTGAGCGCTTCACCTTCCGCTGCCGACGGCGCCGACGCGCGGGTCACCACCGGCGAAACCGGACTCGAGCTGGATCTGGGGTGGGCCATCCGCATGGTCTCCTCGGCCTTCGGCCGAGTGGCCACGAGTTCCGTGGAGGACCTGCCCGGTGGGCCACGGGGCTACCTGGTCCTGGTCGCCCTGGCCTCCGGCGAGCCGCCCTCCCAGCTTGCCCTCGCCCAGCGGGTGAACCTCGACCGCACCGTAACGACGTACCTGCTCGACGACCTCGAGGCGCGTCAGCTGATCACCCGCAGACCCGACCCCCGCGACCGCCGGGCACGCCAGGTCCTGATCACCGAAGAGGGCCGCGCCCACCTAGAACGCGCCCAGCACCGCCTCGCCATCGCCGAAAGGCACCTGCTCGCCGACCTCGACGAAGCCGACAGCCGGCAACTACGCCTTCTCCTGACGCGCGTCGCCCGAACCGCCCAACGCGAGGCCCTGGCCCCCGAGACCGACTGCTGAGCCTTCCGGCCGGTCAGAGCACTTCGGTGATGCCACCGTGTCGTGTACGGAGGGATGCGTGGCGGCGGCAGGCCCTTAGGCGGACTTCGAGGCGGATGAGCCCGCGGCTCCGTACGTGGTGTTGAGTTCGCCTTCGCCGGCCGGGAGTGTGCGTGGTGGCAGGATCGGCTCGAGGAGCCGTCGTGGTGTGTTGATCGCGTTGGACACCGGGTCGCGATCGGTGTCCGTCGGATCGAACCCAGGTCCGGGCTCGATCCGGATCTCTGGGACCGGGACGACCGAACCGCACGCTGGGCAGCGTCCGTCACGGTCAAGGAGACCTCCGTCCTGATCGTGGCGGACGGCGCGCCTCACACCGGACGGAGAGTAGAAGGCGTCCCCCCAGTTCATGAGAGTCCGCACGACCGGCCACAGTGCGACGCCCTTGGCCGTCAGCCGGTACTCGACACCTCCGGCCGCGTCACCGTCACGTACGAGCACGCCCTCTCGCACGAGGAGCTTCAGCCGGCTGGTCAGGACGGCGCGAGGGATCTTCAGCTGAGCGACGAAGTCTCCGAACCGACGAACCCCGAAGAACGCATCGCGGACTATGAGGAGCGTCCACCGCTCTCCGACGACCTCCAACGCTCGCGCCAGCGAGCAGTTGCGGTCCGCGTAGGTACTGGGGAGTGTCATGTCTCCACCGTACCGCCCCAGTTCACTCAGTGAACTGGGGCGTGTTACGTTATCCACCCGGAGCAGTTCGGTCAGTGAACTGGGCTGGCTACGGGGCCCTGCACCGGCCCGCCCGACGCGAACCCGCCGCTGACAACTCGATTTCGATTGGTTTCCAATGGGACAGTCACATCCACTGGACAATTGCGTCCACTCGGCGCTGACCGGGCCGCACGCGCACTTCGCGAAGCGACGTGGGAACGCATTGCGCTACCCGTTGGACGTGTCACCCTTCATGGCGCTGCCGGACTCCCCCGGTGACGCCGACTGGAGGGACATCGCGGCACTCGCCGGCCAGGGCAGGGAGGTCACGCTGACCGGCCCTGCGGTCGAGCCGCCGGATGGCTGGGAGATCGTGACGCGAGGCATCGTGCTCCGGCTCATCGGCGACCGGATCGCCGCCGCGCCGGACGAGGAGGCCGTTCGGCTCACCCAGGCCGATGTTCCGGAGATGCTCGCTCTGGCCGAGAGCGCCAAGCCCGGCCCGTTCCTGCCACGCACGATCGAGATGGGTACCTATCTGGGCATCCGCATTGGCGGGCGTCTGATCGCGATGGCCGGTGAACGACTGCACCTTCCGGGTTGGACGGAGATCAGCGGAGTCTGCACCGACGCAGACTGGCGCGGACGGGGATTGGGGACCCGGCTGGTGCTGGCTGTCGCGGCCGGCATCCTGGAGCGTGGCGAGACACCATTTCTGCATGTGCTCGCGTCCAACACGAACGCCGTACAGCTGTACGAATCCCTGGGATTCCGACGTCACGGTGCCGTAAGCCTTGTGCGCACCCGGCCGCCGGCGGAAGTACCGATCAGTTAGGTGACGCTTCCGACGCTTTACGGCAGTCGCGCTGACGCGCAATGAGAAAGTCGTACCGGTCTTCGTAGAAGGGCGTCAGGTCACCTTGCGCCGTTCTCGGAAAGGACGCATTCCTCTTCCGGGTCGCCCGCCGCGGTGATGATGCCGTCGAGGCGCTCCCGGGTGCCGGTGAGGTCCCGGATCTGCGCGTCGAGGTGGTCGCGTTCGGCGGCAAGGCGAGCGAGCATGTCCTCAGTGGCGACGCCCGTGTGCACGCAGGGCAGCAGGCCGGTGATGACCTTGCTGCTGAGACCGGCGGAATACAGGGTCTGGATCCACCGGACCCGTTCCACGGCGTCGTCGCCGTAGTGCCGTTGCCCGCTGGGGCTTCGCTCCGAGGTCAACAGCCCTTGCTCCTCGTAGTAGCGCAACGCCCGCGTGCTCACGCCGGCCGCCGTCGCCACGTCACCGATACGCACGACTTCGGTCCTTCCCTCTGATCCACGCCGATTGTCGCTTGCCCTTGACACTAGCGTCAGCTCCTACCGTGGGCGCCGTTCACCCAACGGCAAGGAACAGGGGAAGAACCCATGGACATCAAGGGTGCGATCGCGCTGGTGACCGGCGCCAACCGTGGCATCGGCCGCCACTTCGCGCAGCAGCTGCTCGAGCGCGGCGCCACCAAGGTGTACGCCACGGCCCGCGACCCGGAACGCGTCGACGTGGCCGGCGCGCAGGTTCTGTCGCTGGACGTCACCGACCCGGCGTCCGTCGCGGCCGCCGCGAGCACCGCCACAGACGTCACGCTGCTGGTCAACAACGCCGGTTTCTCGGCACACCAGAATTACCTCGACGGGGACCTGGACAGGCTCCGGCTGGAAATGGAGACGCTCTTCTGGGGGTCGTTGAGCACCATCCGGGCGTTCGCCCCCGTGCTGGAACGGAACGGCGGCGGCGCGATCCTCAACGTACTGTCGGCCATGTCGTGGTTCTCCTACGACGGCGCGAACTCGTACTCGTCGGCCAAGGCCGCACAATGGGCGCTGACCAACGGCGTACGCCTGGAACTGGCCCGTCAGCGCACCTTGGTCACCGGCTTGCACATGGGTTCGGTCGACACCGACATGATGGCCGCCTACGACGTGGACAAGCTGGACCCCGCCGACGTCGTACGAGCCGCCCTCGACGGCGTCCAGGCGGGAGCGCTGGAGATCCTGGTGGACGACGCCAGCCGGCAGGTCAAGGCCGCTCTCGCCCTTGACCCCAGCGCCCTGTACCCGCAGCGTCACGACCCTGGACGGTCTGGTCGTTGAGTTCGCGGGGCTACGCGGGAGGCAGCAGTAGTCCTGCGGGCGGGTTCGCGGCGATGCCCGCGGCGAGGGCGGCGCGGCCACCGGAGAACGTCGCGTCGGTGAAGTCGATGGTGGCCCCGGAGAACGTCGCGTGGGTGAAGTGGACCGCCGCGCCGGAGAACGTCGCGTCGGTGAAGTGGACGGTGCCGCCGGAGAACTCCGCGCCGGCGAAGTCGATGGTGCCGCCCG
It encodes:
- a CDS encoding sensor histidine kinase, with translation MSNPMRHSGHDEWNRRLLPLVTVVPYVLLAILTGVTVTIRRSDGDPFVIDLALCGLTAAWMLWMFTLHPAWRERPRAMGLFIGVLIVLMAILVIRDPWFGLFTPAGYFYSYRFLSWPSELAAVSGVAIVAGTAQASPIPKASAFGVLAYLAILVVNIVPMCGLAWLGRKGEEHDELREQALAEVNEANRRLEASLAENAGLHEQLLTQAREAGVSDERQRMAREIHDTLAQGLTGVVTQLQAAEQFGDDPALWRRHVRAATGLARESLSEARRSVHALRPEPLETARLSEALAAVAERWSALHGIVVQATTTGTVRPMPPEADVALLRTAQEALANVARHARATKVGLTLSYMENEVALDVRDDGRGFEPDRFGDGGDPPEMGDDGPRRTDAHVPGGGFGLVAMRQRIESLSGTLQVESEPGAGTAISACIPAAPAGAGA
- a CDS encoding response regulator transcription factor, coding for MSHATGAPIRLLIADDHPVVRDGLSGMFARDPGFEVLGEADDGAEAVRLAKALKPDVILMDLRMPGMDGLTAITELARQGITARVLVLTTYDTDSYVLPAIEAGATGYLLKDAPRAELLRAVRAAAHGQAVLSPSVATRLMSRVREPETKPLSRRELEILKLVAAGTINRDAAAKLLISEATVKTHLLNIYAKLGVSDRAAAVAEAFNRGLLTPDTPEQS
- a CDS encoding aldo/keto reductase is translated as MRLRTLGRTGPAVSTLGLGAMGMSGAYGEADRPESIATVHAALEAGVTLFDTADFYAMGHNELLLAEALRGQDRDGYQLSVKFGMLREPGPGFGGFDGRPQAVKNFLAYSLSRLGTDHIDIYRPGRLDPAVPIEETVGAIKEMIDAGYVRHLGLSEVDAATIRRAHAVHPVSDLQIEYSLISRAVEAEVLPTLRELGIGLTAYGVLSRGLISGHWSAGRTPAPGDSRGFNPRFSGENVEHNLSLVEALRRIAETKGCTVAQLAIAWVAAQGQDIVPLVGARTRQRLAEALPATELDLTTADLAEIEKAVPPGAARGDRYPSAFMSGLGVGN
- a CDS encoding helix-turn-helix transcriptional regulator, producing MRRDELADFLRRRREAIRPAEVGLADGPRRRTTGLRREEVAMLAGMSVDYVVRLEQGRSSQPSTQLLGALARALRLSDDERDHLFHLAGHQPTPAEGVARLARAGLIRMLDLLGDTPAMVLSDLGEVLAQNRAAVLLTGDHTGFSGDRRYAVYRWFTDPATRDVNPPEEQEHHTRRLVADLRATAGRRSGDPTVAGLIERLQAESADFLRLWSEHEVAVRRADRKTMLHPRVGRLVMDCETLVTPDQGQQLVVLTPADPETRERVELLRVLGIEEFPTEAGTDARS
- a CDS encoding SDR family NAD(P)-dependent oxidoreductase, which encodes MSATPLEGSTALVTGATSGIGRAVARRLAEQGAEVVLHGRDRARGEALVKEIAEAGGSARFVAADLADAEDTLRLASEAGEVDILVNAAGVYVFTPTAQTDAAGFDRHIAVNTRAPFLLVGALAPAMAGRGHGMVITIGSSAARTPAAIGAAHGASKAGVEILTRYWATEFGGSGVRVNTVSPGPVRTEGTVAMLGDHIAALDQVNARGRAGEPREIAEIVAFLAGPASSYINGAILFADGGEVSTLPG
- a CDS encoding MarR family winged helix-turn-helix transcriptional regulator gives rise to the protein MSASPSAADGADARVTTGETGLELDLGWAIRMVSSAFGRVATSSVEDLPGGPRGYLVLVALASGEPPSQLALAQRVNLDRTVTTYLLDDLEARQLITRRPDPRDRRARQVLITEEGRAHLERAQHRLAIAERHLLADLDEADSRQLRLLLTRVARTAQREALAPETDC
- a CDS encoding winged helix-turn-helix transcriptional regulator — translated: MTLPSTYADRNCSLARALEVVGERWTLLIVRDAFFGVRRFGDFVAQLKIPRAVLTSRLKLLVREGVLVRDGDAAGGVEYRLTAKGVALWPVVRTLMNWGDAFYSPSGVRRAVRHDQDGGLLDRDGRCPACGSVVPVPEIRIEPGPGFDPTDTDRDPVSNAINTPRRLLEPILPPRTLPAGEGELNTTYGAAGSSASKSA
- a CDS encoding GNAT family N-acetyltransferase, with translation MSPFMALPDSPGDADWRDIAALAGQGREVTLTGPAVEPPDGWEIVTRGIVLRLIGDRIAAAPDEEAVRLTQADVPEMLALAESAKPGPFLPRTIEMGTYLGIRIGGRLIAMAGERLHLPGWTEISGVCTDADWRGRGLGTRLVLAVAAGILERGETPFLHVLASNTNAVQLYESLGFRRHGAVSLVRTRPPAEVPIS
- a CDS encoding MerR family transcriptional regulator, which codes for MRIGDVATAAGVSTRALRYYEEQGLLTSERSPSGQRHYGDDAVERVRWIQTLYSAGLSSKVITGLLPCVHTGVATEDMLARLAAERDHLDAQIRDLTGTRERLDGIITAAGDPEEECVLSENGAR
- a CDS encoding SDR family oxidoreductase, whose amino-acid sequence is MDIKGAIALVTGANRGIGRHFAQQLLERGATKVYATARDPERVDVAGAQVLSLDVTDPASVAAAASTATDVTLLVNNAGFSAHQNYLDGDLDRLRLEMETLFWGSLSTIRAFAPVLERNGGGAILNVLSAMSWFSYDGANSYSSAKAAQWALTNGVRLELARQRTLVTGLHMGSVDTDMMAAYDVDKLDPADVVRAALDGVQAGALEILVDDASRQVKAALALDPSALYPQRHDPGRSGR